From one Candidatus Methanoplasma termitum genomic stretch:
- a CDS encoding anthranilate synthase component I family protein — protein MIKPSLEDAKRLSQGYTLVPMALEIFSDQKTPIEIIRNIRSLGGSCFILESVNGGEGWGRYTFLGYNPIINVYGTGNTVVIKSGRESKEEKRNPIEVVKELIGKYKSPNVPGLPPFTGGFVGYFSYDFVQNCIPGLKLRSKNEEGFRDFHLMLIDKVIAFDHLKQKMYVIANIPVEDIENGYSKGFQDLNDLARTILSGSKPQDEHCSCGEFTSMFTEGDFKEMVLKIKSHIFEGDIFQAVVSNRFKAPFKGSLINTYRMLRTINPSPYMVYMRADDVEIACSSPETLASLQNGEVSSFPLAGTCPRGKTEEEDKALIEALLKDEKELAEHDMLVDLARNDIGKVCKFGTVKVRDYRAIKKYSHVSHISSHVTGEIRDDVDALDVLMASLPAGTLSGAPKKRACEIIDEAEGRRRGIYGGAIGYIDFTGNMDMCIGIRMAVLKKGNVFVQAGAGIVADSVPEKEYAETRNKARAVMKALNDAGGL, from the coding sequence ATGATAAAACCATCTTTGGAAGACGCGAAGAGACTGTCTCAAGGCTATACGCTTGTGCCTATGGCATTAGAGATATTCTCCGACCAAAAAACGCCAATCGAAATAATCAGGAACATCCGGAGTCTGGGGGGTTCCTGTTTCATACTTGAGAGTGTAAACGGCGGAGAAGGATGGGGACGTTATACTTTCCTTGGCTACAACCCGATAATCAACGTCTACGGCACGGGTAATACTGTCGTAATAAAGAGCGGCCGCGAATCAAAGGAAGAGAAACGCAACCCGATAGAGGTTGTAAAAGAACTGATCGGAAAATACAAAAGCCCGAATGTTCCTGGACTTCCGCCGTTTACAGGTGGATTCGTGGGGTATTTCTCATACGACTTTGTGCAGAACTGCATCCCCGGTCTGAAACTGAGGTCCAAGAATGAAGAAGGGTTCAGGGACTTCCACCTGATGCTGATCGACAAGGTAATAGCATTCGATCACCTGAAACAGAAGATGTATGTGATTGCGAACATCCCGGTGGAAGACATAGAGAACGGCTACTCCAAAGGATTCCAGGATCTTAACGATCTCGCAAGGACGATCCTATCAGGCTCCAAACCGCAAGACGAACACTGTTCATGCGGTGAGTTCACCTCGATGTTCACGGAAGGGGACTTCAAAGAGATGGTATTGAAGATAAAATCTCACATCTTTGAAGGAGATATTTTCCAGGCGGTAGTTTCCAACAGGTTCAAAGCACCGTTCAAGGGAAGCCTGATCAACACGTACAGGATGCTGAGAACGATCAATCCGTCGCCGTACATGGTGTACATGCGTGCGGATGATGTCGAGATAGCATGCTCTTCCCCCGAAACGTTGGCATCTTTACAGAATGGGGAGGTCAGTTCGTTTCCGCTCGCAGGAACATGCCCGCGCGGGAAGACGGAAGAAGAGGACAAAGCATTGATCGAAGCTCTTCTGAAAGACGAAAAAGAGCTGGCGGAGCATGATATGCTTGTAGATCTCGCTCGTAACGATATAGGGAAGGTATGCAAATTCGGCACGGTAAAGGTTCGCGATTATAGAGCCATCAAGAAATATTCGCATGTTAGTCATATATCCTCTCATGTGACAGGAGAGATCCGCGATGATGTCGACGCACTTGATGTGCTTATGGCCTCGCTTCCCGCAGGAACGCTTTCTGGGGCGCCCAAGAAGCGCGCATGTGAGATAATCGATGAAGCGGAGGGAAGGAGGCGCGGAATTTACGGCGGCGCGATAGGATACATTGACTTCACGGGGAACATGGATATGTGCATCGGCATCAGAATGGCCGTGCTGAAGAAAGGTAATGTGTTCGTACAGGCAGGAGCGGGGATCGTGGCCGACAGCGTTCCAGAAAAGGAATATGCCGAGACTCGGAACAAAGCTCGCGCAGTAATGAAAGCGCTGAATGATGCGGGAGGGCTCTGA
- a CDS encoding DUF6994 family protein, which translates to MKIDTSYKADWTGGKDADMTDPILRDYHKLLWSKPLPDGRMFDLTVSSAPPYRLFHSSEIGTFSLSSDSIVHTYSRLKNGHMTEVVGSLPKHDIDAFYDLVCTIGAYLVFPSNKIDNKATINVERGFNGLIKDRFDFTLECIRRWYIGEKNPLRDCFDRYTDFFRLFTDFRGYVEFFLLDDIVDEDENVRFWLPFRDFGSTPPLPNSVTEYKEYMKNASDFTKARNKRMAAWAMTLP; encoded by the coding sequence ATGAAGATCGATACCTCATACAAAGCAGATTGGACCGGCGGCAAGGATGCTGACATGACCGATCCTATCTTGCGCGATTATCACAAATTGCTTTGGAGCAAGCCGCTGCCTGACGGCAGGATGTTCGATCTCACAGTCAGCTCGGCACCGCCTTACAGGCTGTTCCATAGTTCGGAAATCGGTACTTTTTCACTTTCCAGCGATTCGATCGTCCACACATATTCCCGCCTGAAGAATGGGCATATGACGGAAGTGGTCGGTTCATTACCTAAGCATGATATAGATGCTTTCTACGATCTTGTCTGCACCATCGGAGCATATTTGGTGTTCCCATCGAACAAAATAGACAACAAAGCCACAATAAATGTAGAGCGCGGGTTCAACGGCCTCATAAAGGACCGTTTCGACTTTACACTTGAGTGTATAAGGCGCTGGTATATCGGAGAAAAAAATCCATTGCGGGATTGTTTTGACAGATATACCGATTTCTTCAGACTGTTCACTGACTTCCGCGGGTATGTGGAGTTCTTCCTTCTTGACGACATTGTCGACGAAGATGAAAATGTACGTTTTTGGCTCCCGTTCAGAGACTTCGGTTCGACGCCGCCGCTGCCTAACAGTGTGACCGAATACAAAGAATATATGAAAAACGCTTCTGATTTCACAAAAGCACGAAATAAAAGGATGGCTGCATGGGCGATGACCTTGCCCTGA
- a CDS encoding 50S ribosomal protein L18e, with translation MSGIKTNPQLVALIFDLKAKTRENEAAIWRDIALRLEKPKRNWAEANLSKLERYAQDGETILVPGKVLAAGSVTKKLTVAAYDFSDAAAAGIKAAGGETMTIRELMENNPKGSGVRIMR, from the coding sequence ATGAGTGGAATCAAAACAAACCCCCAGCTCGTTGCCTTGATCTTCGATCTTAAGGCAAAGACAAGGGAGAACGAGGCCGCTATCTGGCGAGACATAGCGCTTAGGCTTGAAAAACCGAAAAGGAACTGGGCCGAAGCGAACCTCAGCAAACTGGAAAGGTATGCACAGGACGGAGAGACGATACTTGTCCCCGGAAAAGTTCTCGCAGCAGGAAGCGTAACCAAAAAATTAACAGTGGCAGCATACGATTTCTCGGATGCGGCAGCAGCAGGTATCAAAGCTGCCGGAGGAGAGACGATGACAATAAGAGAGCTCATGGAGAACAACCCCAAAGGCTCCGGCGTGAGGATCATGAGGTGA
- the trpD gene encoding anthranilate phosphoribosyltransferase, whose product MIERAIYDIVAGKHLSLDDTKEVMLQIMDGKATDAQMGAFLAAMRLKGETIEEITACAEVMREKSMKLHPKTDVLDIVGTGGDELFTFNISTVSSFVVAAAGVPVAKHGNRSVSSKCGSADVLEALGANITLNAEQSERVLNKVGMCFMLSQVYHSAMKHVAHVRKELGVRTIFNILGPLANPAGANMQLLGVYDENLVEPLARVLSNLGVKRAMVVHGHDGLDEITLTKTSTICEVSDGMLNSYFVTPEQFGLTRCKIEDLVGGGPPENAEIARNILSGEKGPKRDIVVMNAACCIYMGKNNITMRECVRLAQELLDNGSAMRKLEEFVRATNEAGK is encoded by the coding sequence ATGATCGAGCGTGCAATATATGATATTGTCGCGGGCAAGCACCTGAGTCTCGATGACACAAAAGAAGTGATGCTGCAGATAATGGACGGAAAGGCAACAGATGCTCAGATGGGAGCGTTCCTTGCGGCAATGCGCCTTAAAGGAGAGACGATCGAGGAGATCACGGCCTGTGCCGAAGTAATGAGGGAAAAGAGCATGAAACTGCACCCGAAAACAGATGTGCTGGATATAGTGGGTACGGGAGGTGACGAACTGTTCACTTTCAATATCTCGACAGTATCCTCGTTTGTTGTGGCTGCGGCGGGAGTGCCGGTCGCAAAGCATGGCAACCGCAGTGTCTCCAGTAAATGCGGAAGCGCAGATGTGCTTGAGGCACTGGGTGCGAACATTACGTTGAACGCAGAGCAGAGCGAGCGCGTCCTGAATAAAGTGGGGATGTGTTTCATGCTGTCTCAGGTCTACCATTCAGCGATGAAGCATGTCGCACACGTACGCAAGGAATTGGGCGTTCGAACGATATTCAACATCCTTGGGCCCCTGGCCAATCCCGCCGGTGCGAACATGCAGCTCCTCGGAGTGTACGACGAGAATCTCGTTGAACCGCTGGCGAGAGTGCTGAGCAACCTCGGCGTTAAACGCGCGATGGTCGTGCACGGCCATGACGGACTGGATGAGATCACTCTCACCAAAACATCGACGATATGCGAAGTATCGGACGGGATGCTGAACAGTTATTTCGTGACGCCCGAACAGTTCGGACTGACCAGATGCAAGATTGAAGACCTGGTCGGCGGTGGGCCGCCGGAGAACGCGGAGATAGCAAGGAACATCCTTTCCGGCGAAAAAGGGCCGAAGAGGGACATAGTTGTTATGAACGCGGCATGCTGCATATACATGGGGAAGAACAACATCACTATGAGAGAATGCGTCCGGCTGGCGCAGGAACTGCTTGACAACGGAAGCGCAATGCGCAAATTGGAAGAGTTCGTCCGTGCCACCAACGAGGCAGGGAAATGA
- a CDS encoding DNA-directed RNA polymerase subunit N has translation MIIPVRCFTCGKVVGSAYPEYVKRVGMGENPKDVLDSLGFERYCCRRMIVSHADLIGEIAPLG, from the coding sequence ATGATAATACCGGTGAGATGTTTCACATGCGGAAAGGTGGTTGGAAGCGCCTACCCCGAGTACGTTAAACGCGTAGGAATGGGAGAGAACCCCAAGGATGTCCTGGACAGCCTGGGGTTCGAGAGATACTGCTGCCGCAGGATGATCGTATCCCACGCAGACCTCATCGGAGAGATAGCACCTCTCGGATAA
- a CDS encoding TIM barrel protein: protein MIRFGPAGIPLSCKGRTLKDGIEDVHNLSLNALGIQMVRAGVYGRVPNEEEIGIRIMDIEEGFVVEVDRDGEIISDPEEIVEEDDVLIYMPSGITNSFGELYGIGEIAKRLDVSVSLHTPYYMDLGMNTEITESCIDNIRRAATIVNALDGDIVVTGLGLYTGKMSREETDANIEENVATIMEWWKDNKIRPKLGVEITGHQSAYGSLDQILDLCDSIDGIVPVINFPHHHSRTNGSLTEPEDFIDLIQQVEPYCKSSIHAAFAGVEYSDGNEKRLTPIKKGDLKFEPLAEALCTLNPDATIISSSPLLEHDAMYMRIINERVLSKRVAKALKEKKKAELAAAAEE from the coding sequence ATGATAAGATTCGGACCTGCCGGAATACCCCTGTCTTGTAAAGGACGAACATTGAAAGATGGGATCGAGGATGTACATAACCTCAGTCTGAACGCACTCGGCATCCAGATGGTGAGGGCGGGCGTTTACGGAAGGGTCCCCAATGAGGAAGAGATAGGCATCAGGATCATGGACATTGAAGAGGGATTCGTCGTTGAAGTGGACAGGGACGGCGAGATAATATCTGACCCGGAGGAGATCGTCGAAGAGGATGATGTCCTTATCTATATGCCGTCCGGAATAACCAACAGCTTCGGCGAACTCTACGGTATCGGAGAGATCGCAAAAAGATTGGATGTAAGTGTTTCACTGCATACTCCCTATTACATGGATCTGGGTATGAACACCGAGATCACCGAGTCGTGCATCGACAACATCAGAAGAGCGGCAACCATTGTTAATGCCCTAGACGGAGATATCGTGGTGACAGGCCTCGGTCTGTACACAGGAAAGATGTCCAGAGAAGAAACGGATGCGAACATCGAGGAAAATGTGGCAACCATTATGGAATGGTGGAAAGACAACAAGATCCGCCCTAAGCTCGGAGTGGAGATCACCGGCCACCAGTCCGCATACGGGTCATTGGATCAGATATTGGATCTATGCGATTCGATTGACGGCATTGTTCCGGTCATAAACTTCCCGCACCACCACTCAAGGACCAACGGTTCGCTTACAGAACCGGAGGATTTTATTGACCTGATTCAGCAGGTGGAGCCGTATTGTAAAAGCAGTATTCACGCCGCATTTGCAGGTGTTGAATACAGCGACGGAAATGAGAAGAGGCTCACCCCTATCAAGAAAGGGGATTTGAAATTCGAACCATTGGCGGAAGCACTCTGCACCCTCAATCCGGATGCGACGATAATATCGTCCTCCCCCTTGCTGGAACATGATGCGATGTATATGAGGATCATTAATGAAAGGGTACTGAGCAAAAGAGTGGCCAAAGCACTTAAAGAGAAGAAAAAGGCCGAACTGGCCGCAGCGGCAGAGGAATGA
- a CDS encoding 50S ribosomal protein L13, whose protein sequence is MVTVIDAKGLVYGRLASNIAEMVLAGEEVVVLNAEQIIITGNRDVVFAYFKQKVDHGDTTKRKGPFYPRRADLLFKRCVRGMIHFQNTTGREAYRRLHVYVGTPKQFESCEKLRPEEAIREITGKYTTLGAVSKFLGSNVR, encoded by the coding sequence ATGGTTACAGTCATTGATGCAAAAGGATTGGTCTACGGAAGGCTTGCAAGCAACATCGCAGAGATGGTCCTGGCAGGAGAGGAAGTAGTGGTCCTCAACGCTGAACAGATAATCATAACGGGGAACAGAGATGTGGTCTTTGCTTACTTCAAACAGAAAGTTGACCACGGAGACACCACAAAGAGAAAGGGGCCATTCTACCCCCGCAGAGCGGATCTGCTCTTCAAACGCTGCGTAAGAGGAATGATACACTTCCAGAACACAACCGGAAGGGAAGCATACAGGAGGCTCCACGTTTACGTCGGAACTCCCAAACAGTTCGAGTCATGCGAGAAACTGAGGCCCGAAGAGGCGATCAGAGAGATCACCGGCAAATATACGACCCTGGGAGCCGTTTCAAAATTCCTGGGATCCAATGTGAGATGA
- a CDS encoding 30S ribosomal protein S9 — MEHVNTSGKRKTAIARATVKEGTGKVTINKTPLEIYSPELAKLKILEPLGLVPEKAEKVDISVLVNGGGVMGQAAAARTAIARGLVDFYKDEELEAVFRAYDRTLIINDTRRKLPKNPLGHGARAKKQKSYR; from the coding sequence ATGGAGCACGTAAACACAAGCGGAAAAAGAAAGACGGCTATCGCAAGGGCAACCGTCAAAGAAGGTACCGGAAAGGTAACGATCAACAAGACGCCGCTGGAGATATACAGCCCCGAGCTTGCAAAGCTCAAGATCCTGGAGCCCCTCGGCCTCGTGCCGGAGAAGGCTGAAAAAGTGGATATATCTGTATTGGTCAACGGCGGAGGGGTCATGGGTCAGGCGGCGGCAGCAAGAACAGCTATCGCAAGAGGACTCGTAGACTTCTACAAGGACGAGGAGCTTGAGGCAGTGTTCAGAGCGTATGACAGGACACTGATCATCAACGACACAAGAAGGAAACTTCCGAAAAACCCCCTCGGACACGGTGCTCGTGCCAAGAAGCAGAAGTCATACCGTTAA
- a CDS encoding anthranilate synthase component II: MLLIIDNYDSFTYNLYQIAGLFTADIKVVLNDKFTVKEIEEMDPSHIIISPGPGRPEDAGICEEVILAFQRKVPLLGICLGHQAICQAYGSVVTYAKELVHGKRCAVHIANGNPIFRHLPPMLEAGRYHSLAVDRSTIPDELLVIAETDDGEVMGVKHRSYDVFGLQFHPESILTKGGEKIIENFLKIGGGLQ, from the coding sequence ATGTTACTAATTATAGATAATTATGACAGTTTCACATACAATCTCTATCAGATTGCAGGATTGTTCACGGCGGACATAAAAGTGGTACTCAATGATAAGTTCACAGTGAAGGAGATCGAGGAGATGGATCCGTCACACATCATCATCTCTCCCGGCCCGGGAAGACCGGAAGATGCAGGAATATGTGAGGAAGTGATCCTCGCATTCCAACGGAAGGTCCCGTTACTGGGGATATGTCTGGGACATCAGGCGATTTGCCAAGCATACGGGTCAGTGGTCACCTATGCAAAGGAACTTGTTCATGGTAAGAGATGTGCGGTCCACATTGCGAACGGGAACCCGATATTCCGCCACCTCCCGCCGATGCTCGAGGCCGGTCGTTACCATTCGCTGGCGGTTGATCGTTCTACTATCCCGGATGAATTGTTGGTTATAGCAGAGACGGATGACGGCGAAGTAATGGGAGTAAAACACCGCAGCTACGACGTGTTCGGGCTGCAGTTCCATCCCGAGTCGATACTTACCAAGGGCGGCGAGAAGATAATCGAGAACTTCCTGAAGATCGGAGGCGGTCTCCAATGA
- a CDS encoding phosphoribosylanthranilate isomerase, giving the protein MSKVKICGLSRPEDIEAANSVLPDYIGFVFAESRRQIDEKKAKSLKGKLDGRIEAVGVFVNEDAEKVSKLYKNGTIDMVQLHGDEDSEYIKQLKEDCGCRVIKSIPIGGSIPPIPKGSDYLLFDNLSAQRGGSGKTFDWHILKGFDTMPYFLAGGLNSSNVWEAVRTLSPYCMDVSGGVETGGVKDPAKIKEFVKLVREAD; this is encoded by the coding sequence ATGAGCAAAGTGAAGATATGCGGACTCAGCCGTCCGGAGGACATCGAAGCGGCGAATTCCGTACTTCCGGATTATATCGGGTTCGTGTTCGCGGAAAGCCGCCGTCAAATAGATGAAAAGAAGGCAAAAAGCCTGAAAGGAAAACTCGACGGCCGCATCGAGGCAGTGGGAGTGTTCGTTAACGAAGATGCGGAAAAAGTATCGAAGCTATACAAAAACGGCACGATCGACATGGTGCAACTCCACGGTGACGAGGACTCAGAATATATCAAACAATTGAAAGAGGATTGCGGGTGCAGAGTGATAAAGTCCATCCCGATAGGAGGATCGATCCCACCGATACCAAAAGGCTCCGATTATCTTCTGTTCGATAACCTCTCCGCTCAGCGCGGAGGATCCGGGAAAACCTTCGATTGGCATATTTTGAAAGGATTCGACACGATGCCATATTTTCTTGCCGGAGGACTGAATTCCTCTAATGTCTGGGAAGCGGTAAGAACTTTGTCCCCATACTGCATGGATGTGAGTGGCGGAGTGGAGACCGGCGGAGTGAAGGATCCCGCAAAAATAAAAGAATTTGTAAAGCTTGTAAGAGAGGCGGATTAA
- the trpC gene encoding indole-3-glycerol phosphate synthase TrpC — translation MNILDRIVASTKKRVERDKAAGMPTGNSVKRQHFIFEKSLRGPDISFICEVKKASPSKGVIAEDFPYLDIAKEYEGAGASAISVLTEPEFFRGADEYLKEIRKSVDIPILRKDFVIDKFQIEQSFRFGADAILLICSILSGEELSEFIKEADKFGLSSLVEVHNEEELRTAVEAGARIIGVNNRDLKTFEVDTQNSIRLRKLTPDEIIFVSESGIRTAEDVEVLRKNGVDAVLIGEALMRSSDKKAALDALRGRR, via the coding sequence ATGAACATTCTGGACAGGATCGTCGCTTCAACAAAGAAGAGGGTCGAGAGGGATAAGGCAGCGGGAATGCCTACAGGAAACTCGGTCAAAAGGCAGCATTTTATTTTCGAAAAGAGCCTCCGCGGTCCCGACATCTCATTCATATGCGAGGTGAAGAAAGCATCTCCTTCGAAGGGGGTGATCGCAGAAGATTTCCCATATCTGGATATAGCAAAAGAATATGAGGGGGCGGGAGCCTCGGCAATATCCGTTCTGACGGAACCGGAGTTCTTTCGGGGGGCGGACGAATATCTGAAGGAGATCAGGAAATCGGTTGACATACCCATACTCCGCAAGGACTTCGTCATCGACAAATTCCAGATCGAACAATCATTCCGCTTCGGTGCGGATGCGATATTGCTGATATGTTCAATTCTCTCGGGGGAAGAGCTCTCCGAATTCATCAAGGAGGCCGACAAGTTCGGTCTATCATCTTTGGTGGAGGTCCATAACGAGGAAGAACTGAGAACGGCCGTCGAAGCCGGAGCAAGGATAATAGGGGTTAACAATAGGGACCTCAAAACGTTCGAAGTTGATACTCAGAACAGCATAAGACTGAGAAAACTCACTCCAGATGAGATAATATTCGTCTCAGAGAGCGGCATACGCACGGCAGAGGACGTAGAGGTCCTAAGGAAGAACGGCGTCGATGCCGTTCTGATCGGTGAAGCGCTTATGAGGTCGTCGGATAAGAAAGCGGCATTGGATGCCCTGAGAGGGAGACGATGA